A region of Candidatus Bathyarchaeota archaeon DNA encodes the following proteins:
- a CDS encoding iron-containing alcohol dehydrogenase: MELRGYENLLTIARLAPLDNPKRIVFGIEAVNQVGEEAKKLKAKNILVVTDDNIEKAGLLDKVKAPLEAEKLKYYVYKIPTAEPTMSSAKAITDHVRKNKYDLVIGVGGGSCMDSAKLAAIMATNKGDVESYCASATKAPEPLTEDSLPKILIPTTAGTGSEASNTLVIIDGGYKTWITDAKVLAEVAIVDPLMTLTCPPRMTAGSGMDALSHLAEAVMVRKWHPISDAIALKGISLVAQNLRKAYYDGNNLEARWGMSLAAMLGGWVIGFPWVGGPATIGHCIAEALGPKWNVPHGVSCAICLPYAMKYNLPAAPERIRLIGEAMGVETEGLNDYEAAEEAVRAVAELACDVNIPLALKDYKVPKEELKSFAEYLVNERQYMYDLKNNNPRTITLESITCLMEQMWEGEI, from the coding sequence ATGGAGTTAAGAGGATATGAAAATCTTTTAACTATAGCTAGGTTAGCTCCCCTTGATAATCCAAAAAGAATAGTATTCGGTATAGAGGCTGTAAATCAAGTTGGAGAAGAAGCAAAGAAACTTAAAGCAAAAAACATTCTTGTAGTTACTGATGACAATATTGAGAAAGCAGGTTTACTTGATAAAGTTAAAGCACCTTTAGAAGCTGAAAAACTAAAATACTACGTTTATAAAATCCCAACAGCTGAACCTACTATGAGCAGTGCTAAAGCTATAACTGACCATGTTAGAAAGAACAAATATGACTTGGTGATTGGAGTTGGCGGTGGAAGTTGTATGGATTCAGCTAAATTAGCTGCGATAATGGCTACAAATAAAGGTGATGTAGAAAGTTATTGCGCCTCTGCTACTAAAGCTCCAGAGCCTTTAACTGAAGATTCATTACCGAAAATTTTAATTCCAACAACAGCTGGAACAGGAAGCGAAGCTTCAAATACTCTTGTAATAATTGATGGTGGATATAAAACCTGGATAACAGATGCAAAAGTTTTAGCTGAAGTTGCTATTGTTGATCCACTTATGACTTTAACTTGTCCACCTAGAATGACAGCAGGTTCAGGAATGGATGCTTTAAGCCATTTAGCTGAAGCTGTAATGGTTAGGAAGTGGCATCCAATTTCAGATGCTATAGCATTAAAAGGAATAAGTTTAGTAGCACAAAATTTAAGAAAAGCCTATTATGATGGAAACAATCTTGAAGCTAGATGGGGAATGTCCCTTGCAGCTATGCTAGGCGGATGGGTTATAGGTTTCCCATGGGTTGGAGGACCAGCTACAATAGGTCACTGTATAGCTGAAGCTTTAGGTCCAAAATGGAATGTTCCACATGGCGTTTCATGCGCTATATGCTTACCTTATGCAATGAAATACAATTTACCAGCCGCTCCAGAGAGAATTAGATTAATTGGAGAAGCTATGGGCGTTGAAACTGAAGGCTTGAATGATTATGAAGCTGCGGAAGAAGCTGTTAGAGCTGTTGCTGAATTAGCATGCGATGTTAACATTCCTCTAGCCCTAAAAGACTATAAAGTTCCAAAAGAAGAGCTTAAAAGCTTTGCAGAATACTTAGTTAATGAACGACAATACATGTAT